One Notolabrus celidotus isolate fNotCel1 chromosome 16, fNotCel1.pri, whole genome shotgun sequence DNA window includes the following coding sequences:
- the paqr7a gene encoding progestin and adipoQ receptor family member VII, a, producing the protein MATIVMEKIGRLFISLQQIREVPRILTDAAPSMPGTVRDTEVPYYFRERYVCTGYRPLNQNWRYYFLSLFQRHNETINVWTHLLAFLIVLVKLRQLCETVHFVSDPHSWPLFVLVLSSLIYSAFSALAHLLGGKSEMYHYVFFFLDYVGVAQYQFGSAIVHFYYGVDESMHRHVNGIFMPTATILSCLSCLGCCYGKYCNHRLPSSVRKVCQVVPSALAYTWDSSPVAKRLMSWSTETNDPAVFYHFGQVAFFLSCSFFFTFPLMESCLPGRCDFVGQSHQIFHVFLSCCTLCQIQASYLDFTGRRELYSGLHGSGEAALFVGLYVVTLVVCFLIAVVVLRRVNRVLDLRNKSK; encoded by the coding sequence ATGGCAACCATTGTCATGGAGAAGATTGGTCGACTCTTCATCAGCCTTCAGCAAATCAGGGAGGTTCCCAGGATACTAACCGATGCTGCACCCTCCATGCCTGGCACTGTCAGAGACACTGAGGTCCCCTACTACTTCAGGGAGCGCTACGTCTGCACCGGTTACCGACCACTCAACCAGAACTGGCGATACTACTTCTTATCTTTATTTCAGCGGCACAATGAGACCATCAACGTCTGGACTCACCTTCTAGCTTTTCTAATTGTTCTGGTTAAACTGCGGCAGCTCTGTGAGACTGTCCACTTTGTTAGTGATCCTCATTCATGGCCTCTGTTTGTCCTGGTCCTGTCTTCTTTGATCTACTCTGCATTCAGTGCATTAGCCCACCTACTTGGGGGCAAGTCTGAGATGTATCACtatgtcttcttctttctgGACTATGTTGGGGTGGCACAGTACCAGTTTGGCAGTGCCATAGTCCACTTTTATTACGGCGTGGATGAGAGCATGCACCGTCACGTCAATGGGATCTTCATGCCGACTGCCACCATTCTCAGCTGTCTGTCCTGCCTGGGGTGCTGCTACGGTAAATACTGCAACCACCGCCTACCAAGCTCGGTGCGCAAGGTGTGCCAGGTGGTTCCCTCTGCACTTGCCTATACCTGGGACAGCAGTCCTGTAGCTAAAAGACTCATGTCCTGGTCCACAGAGACCAACGACCCGGCTGTGTTCTATCACTTTGGCCAGGTGGCTTTCTTCCTCAGCTGttccttcttcttcaccttcccCCTGATGGAGAGCTGCTTACCTGGGCGCTGCGATTTTGTTGGACAGAGTCATCAGATATTCCATGTTTTCCTGTCGTGCTGCACCTTGTGTCAGATCCAAGCTTCCTACCTTGACTTTACGGGCCGTAGAGAGCTGTACTCAGGTCTGCATGGGAGCGGGGAGGCGGCTCTCTTTGTGGGACTCTATGTGGTCACTctggttgtgtgttttctgattgCTGTTGTCGTGCTAAGGAGAGTTAATCGAGTGCTTGATTTGAGGAACAAGTCAAAGTAA
- the tmem222b gene encoding transmembrane protein 222 translates to MAAVVDKDTMKNYHIASEKINTETSRYPYCVVWTPIPVLSWLFPFIGHMGICTSTGVIRDFAGPYFVSEDNMAFGRPTKYWMLDVGKVYASGSNAWDTAVHDASEEYKHRMHNLCCDNCHSHVAMALNLMQYENSTSWNMVNLCALALIHGKHVSCAGFLKTWLPFLMLMGIILTVALALNLR, encoded by the exons ATGGCGGCTGTTGTTGATAAAGACACCATGAAGAATTACCACATAGCGTCTGAGAAAATTAACACAGAGACCAGTCGCTACCCGTACTGTGTTGTTTGGACTCCCATCCCCGTGTTATC atggcTGTTTCCATTCATTGGTCATATGGGAATCTGCACCTCCACTGGTGTCATCCGGGACTTTGCTGGACCTTACTTTGTCTCA GAAGATAACATGGCTTTTGGAAGACCGACAAA GTACTGGATGCTGGATGTTGGTAAAGTCTATGCCAGTGGCTCTAATGCCTGGGACACCGCGGTCCATGACGCTTCAGAGGAGTACAAACACAGGATG CACAACCTCTGCTGTGACAACTGTCACTCACACGTCGCCATGGCTCTCAACCTGATGCAGTATGAAAACAGCACCTCGTGGAACATGGTCAACCTGTGTGCTCTCGCTCTGATCCATGGGAAACACGTCAG CTGCGCAGGCTTTCTGAAGACCTGGCTGCCTTTCCTGATGCTGATGGGCATCATCCTCACGGTGGCCCTGGCCCTCAACCTGCGATGA